The window ACCGGCTTGTGGGGCATTCCAGCTTGTAGACAACAAAAAAGAGATCGGTAAACACTTTGAGATAGGAAAAGAAATCGTCACTTTCGATGATGAAGATGATTTAAAGTCAAAAGTGAGATATTATATCGCAAACGAAAGTGAAAGGGAAAAAATTGCCCGCGCCGGGTACGAACGTACACGGCGCGATCACTCATTGGTGAGCAGGATGAAAGAAATAATCGCTGTGCTCGACGGTAACTGAACAAAACACTATGTCAATGTATCCGATATGAAGATTTGCCTCATAAATCCGCCTATTTTGTCGGAGCCTGGATTATCAAAAACAGAAGAAATCTTCCAGCCCTTGGGGCTTGCATATTTAGGCGGTGTTTTAGAAAAAAATGGCTACGAAGTCATAATACTGGATGCAGTTGTTGAAGATTATAAAAAAAAGAATTGGAATGGCCATGAATTGCTGGGTCTGGATTATAATAAAATTTCAGAGTTTGTCATTAAAGAAAAGCCTTCGATAGTCGGAATTTCAGTTCCTTTTAGCGCGCATTATCCGAGCGCTTTAAAAGTAGCGAAAGCTGTCAAGGAAAATACGAAAGATGTTATAACTGTACTGGGAGGTCCCCACGTCAGTGTCGTCCCGGAAAAATGTATGTCTCAGTACGTCGATTTTTTAGTCATCGGCGAGGGTGAAATTACTTTTCTGTATATTGCAGATTATCTAAAAAATTCGAAACAAAAGGATATTTTCAAAGAGATACAGGGAATTGCGTTTCGGCTTAACGGCAAAACGATTAAAACAGAGCCGCGACCTTTTATAGACAATCTGGACGAGTTGCCTTTTCCTGCAAGGCATCTTTTACCGATGGAAAAATATTTCAAGTTTCAAAAAAACCTCAATTACGGTCGGCTGGCG is drawn from Candidatus Desulfatibia profunda and contains these coding sequences:
- a CDS encoding B12-binding domain-containing radical SAM protein: MGLAYLGGVLEKNGYEVIILDAVVEDYKKKNWNGHELLGLDYNKISEFVIKEKPSIVGISVPFSAHYPSALKVAKAVKENTKDVITVLGGPHVSVVPEKCMSQYVDFLVIGEGEITFLYIADYLKNSKQKDIFKEIQGIAFRLNGKTIKTEPRPFIDNLDELPFPARHLLPMEKYFKFQKNLNYGRLAPERTVSVITSRGCPFGCVFCSIALTLGKKFRHRSPQNVVDEIESLIRDYDIKSI